In the Pogoniulus pusillus isolate bPogPus1 chromosome 40, bPogPus1.pri, whole genome shotgun sequence genome, TTTCCATTTCTCCATGCAGAGCTACCCATGGTTTGCCTCTTAAGATGTTGGTCTGGGGTTGTTTTAGTCAAGGTTTGCCTGCTGTGGCGAAGgtgctggtggtgttcagaacACAGCAAGagacccagctcctgccactgcacagcagctccctcagctctcagctgagcagttccaccttgctggcagggcagctgcaggctagCTGGGTGTTAGACAGAGACCACTCCTTAGGGTCACAGTTCACTGAAGTCATAGATGAATTATTTAATTATTGGAGCCTTTGATCAAACCCTGCCGTTTTCAGCAGTAATTTCTGGAGCAAAGCTTCCATTTACACTGGTAGCAGCTGGGCCAGAAACTGGCAGCTCCTTCCCCAAACCTGGGGAGTGCCCTTGGATGTCATTGCTGCTGCAGATGTGGAGCTCTCTCGGTGGACTCCCGCATGTTTTTCAAAGCAGGCAGGAAATGGCTTGGCTGAGGACAGGTCCTGTTTCCTGTAACCCAAGAGTTTGATCAAAGGGCTCGAGACACAGCTTCTGGTCctgtcagggctgtgctcaggcagagctgagcttctGCACATTCCAGGCCCGTTATCTAATGGCTTGGGGTTGGTTCTCTGGCACTGGGTTCTGCCTGCTCAGACATTAAGGTTGTTCCTGTGCCAACACAAGTATGATCACTGGTGACACAggtcctgctgctggtgtggtCAGTGGGTTGGTTTTCAGAGCAAAATCCTTGGCCTTTGTATGCTGAATGCTCACTGACAGTGTTTGCTTGGACACAGCCTGACAGCCTGGTGCTTGGCTGCCTTAAGGTGCCACTGCCTGCCTGAGTTGACCCAAGCACAGctactgctgtgctgtgccagtcaGTGTCCCCTCCTTTGAGAGCTGCTTACAGCTCCCTGTACAGCCCTACAGGATCAGAATCAGTCCTCTAAACAGTCTGTGTCTGACCACCCCCCAAGGGACCTGTATCCAGctccagggagctctgctgctggtttctgcGACAATAAACCAGaacacaacagcagcacagggcagagtggGTGGCACgaggggagagctgctgggattGTGAGGCTGCTCCAGTTCacgcagcacagagcagctggggagctgAGACCCCTGAGGGGCTGAAGGCTCCATTTCTGCTGTCATTTGCACagagccttcagctcctggagtCTTCAGTGACTTGTATTGAAAATGATGATGCTCACAATAATGAGTTGCACAAGAAATGGCTCCAGATTAGCTTGGGCTTGGTGCTTCCTCTgcgctgggggagggagggaggcaaggcaggcagaagtCAGCAGCTCTTCATGTGAGTCTGGCAGACACAGCAGCCATTTCTTGTTTCAACACCGTGGTGATGATTCTGCTCCTTTTCTCAGTCTTCTTGTCCTTGCTTGTgaagagcagtgagagctgggAGCTTTCTCTGAGAGCTTTGCCTAGAGTGAGCGCaaaagaagactggaaaagTACCGGTTAATGGCATGCAgtcccctgccccccacccccatctGCTTCCTTCTGTTCCTTTTGCATCTGTCCTTTCTGTTGGGGCTCTGAATCAGTAATTTGGTGGTGAACTAAATCCCTTTTGGTCCTTGTGAaaatggtggggtttttttgttgcttgtGAAGTGGAAGGGGCTTGGATTGTATGGTGtgggcagtgctccagagctggaatCCAGAGCAGGGTAAAGGAAACTTTGCTGCAAGCCTTGAGCAGCAAAGGGTCTGATCCCTGGCATGCAAACACTTGGCTTTTTCCAATCCTGAGTGACCTGGTGCAGGGAAAATCCTCACACCGACTGGGATTTTGCTCACTGCTGGTGAGAACTCTTCTCCTCCAGTCCTGTtctctggcactgcagctgggtcaCTCTTTCCTTCCCATACTCTGCTTTTTATTGTGGACTCTTGCACTGCTGCTTTGGTTCCCGCTTCAGaaccagagcaggagctgctgagccatTTCTGTTCCAGAAGGGTTTGCTCAGCAAATGGGGATTTGCTTTGCAAATAATCCTTAGCAACACTGCTCTAATCCCAAGTTATTCTGAGCTGCTTTGTTTGTGTAAGCTCAGCCTGAGCAGGACTCCTCTGTCCTTTATCAGAGTTCTGCCCAAAGGACACAACCCCCCAGGGGCAGGAGTGATGCCCAGAATCTCTTGAGAATAGCTCAAGGGAGGCAGACACAAAGATTCcacctgagctctgctcttttTTTGTGTGCCCCACAGGCTCAGTGTGGTGCAGTTCTTTTGGCTGCTGGCAAATACAACACAAGCCTCTTGCCCTGGCACCTCGCTGTCTGTCAACACCCTCAGCTGTGGATACTCAATGTCCTGCTGTGTTTGCTCTGTATCTTTTGTGCTGGGGCACCAAACTTCCTTTTTTTGGTCCTGTTTTCTAAGTAGTAAAACTTCAGTCAGTTTCTGATGTTGCAAGAAGTTGCCTGAAGGTCGAAGGGTGCAGAAATTCTCCTCTCTGGCTTTTCCAAGCCCTCCCTTCTGTAACATCTGAGagcttgagcagctgagctgcttcagAGGTCAGCCTTGCAAAAGCTGCCCCTGTATGTGGGCAAATCTTTCTCTGGCTCACAGGTGGAGCCCTGTAGAGTTTCTCACTCCAGTTCTGACCCAGTTCCtgcaggaggaggctctgggtgGGCTGGTCCCAGGCTTTGGCAAAGCTGTGTTGTGTGCATGCCGCATCCACAGAGCAGGCTCTACCTTCAGGACAATTTTAGCCTCTCCCCTGAGTACTCTGGGGGAAGGCTCCAGTGTACCCAGAGGGTAGGATTTGCTTCTCTGCGTGCTCAGGAGCTGTCAGTTCTGTAAGCTGCAGAGATAGAAATGGGGCTGTGGGGTTGGACCAAGTGTGAAGATGCTGCACAGGAGATGTGATATGAGCAGCCCTGCTGACACTTGTAAGTCATATTCCTGAGAACTTTGGCCTGCAAATCAGCTGCGTTGAGACTAGAACAAAGCTGCCCTGATGCAGTGCCTGAACAGCCAGAGgaggagccaggctgctctaagcagtgcctctgctgtggctggcagTAACACAGATGGTGCCCGAGGCTGAGTCTTCAGAAGAGTGAAACTCAGACAGCAAGCAGGGCTGTGAGTTTGCAGTTCTCCTGGGAGTAAGCTTTGTAAAGTCAGGCAAGGAAATCACCTCCCAGTCCTGCCAGGGTCTGTACTGCTTCTGTCCCAGTGCTGATCTGGCAACAGCATGGAATCGATCAGATTGGCACAGAATCCCCAAGTGGCTGAGCTGTTGCCTTGGCTTCAGagtctggcagagggctggcacCTGTAGGATGTGGAGGTCTCAGTGGTTGCCCTGTGAAGCTGCCCAAGGTCAGTGAGACCCTCTGTGGAAGGCTTAACTGAGGATCCTCCTTCTGCTGCGTAGAGCAAGGCCCCAGACTCCTCTgcttcaggcactgctccaggcaCCTCTTGCAGATGCATTTTGCCTTTGTTGGTGTGCAGGAAATGCACAAGCAGAGGGGGAGGGATTCAGCAGCCGTCCTCAGGTTCTCCTTCACTGAAGGGTTAAGGGAATGGCACTCTGCttgtgccactgccactgctcttGAGAACATCCCTTGTATGTGAAACACAGCACTGTGGGGTGAATTCTGCCTTGCTTCACACTTGTCTGTCCCACACTCCCTGGACTGTGCAGCAGCCTTCAGACCTGTCTTGTGTGGGAGTTGTGCTGAGCCATTCCACCTGCCctcttgttttcctcctcccttGTGTGTTTCTTGCTGTCCTTTTCTGTCgcctccttcctctttctgctctcttctttctttctttttctttcctttttttcctttggttttccCAAGCTGTCTCCTGGTTCCTCGTTCCCTGCATGCCACTAACCAGTTTCATTAGGTGTTAATTGATTTGTGAATTCAGGCTGAATTGCATCATCAGCAGATGGCGGATCCAGACCTGCTGGAGGAATCCTCTTCGCTGCTGGAGCCGAGCGAGATGGGCAGGGGAGCGCCACTGCGGCTCGGGTAAGGGCAGCCCCAGGCTAGGgccacctcagcctctgcagtcTGCCACGACTTGAGCACAGTCCTGGGACTTCCCAGGCTGACAGACTGAGCTGATCCAAACCCAGCCACtggtccctctcctctgcacGTGAACACCTCAGTTTGTGTCTGTGCTCCACATTTCTCTCTGCACAACCCCCTGCCCCAGTCTGTGCCCTGTACACCCATTCTGGGCTCTTGCAGGGCACTCTGAACTCTCAGCTTTGTTGAAGCTCTTTCCTGGAAGCACATCATGCCTGGGGAAGCCCTGGCTAGTTccttgtgctctgctgtgtctgTGGGGTCCTTTGTCTGGGCACAGGAGCTGGTGAGCTCTGCTGAtacctggggcagagctgtggtggcagCAGTTCTTGCCATGCCATGTACCAGCAGCCTCTTGTGAAGAGGAGCAGGCACAGAAACTGTCCAGGTGTGTTTGTGCCTCCTCTGGCCAGGGCTTTGTTGGTTTTCAGAGGTCAGTTCCTCTCTGCTCCAAGACCCTGTGTGTGccaggtgccagctgcatgtgccagctgcatgtgccAGGTGCAGCTGCCTGCGCTGTGGGTTTATCTCCCTGTGCCCGGGGACTTTCCCTCTGCTGACAGGGCTCACAGacccaggctgctggagctttCAGCCTGCCgtgagctgcagctggtgccaggctgtgctgtgcccaggctgcaggcGTGTGCTGTGCCCACAGGTTCGTGGCTGGTGTCATCACCCGCGAGCGCATCCCCACCTTCGAGCGCATGCTGTGGCGCGTCTGCCGCGGCAACGTCTTCCTGCGCCAGGCTGACATCGAGAGCCCTCTGGAGGACCCTGTCACGGtaacctgcctggcagcacctggcagctgcaggggcacagctcgggaagctctgcagccccagtgCTGTGCAGAGCCCCTTGCGTTACCTCCCCGCAGCTCCCTGTTTACTGAGACAGAACCAGCAGGGTGGGTGGAGAATGGTGTGGAGAGGGGGGGAAACAACTCCAGGTTTAGagtgcagctcctctgggcagctctggacCAGCATCAGTCTCTGCAGGACGCTCTCTGTGGggcatctgcagctccttggctcTGAACCTTGGACCTTTGGCTTTGTCTGAACTCACTCAGGATTTAAACCCCACCTAAGGGTTGGTTTGTTACTCTGAATAGTAAATGATGTGGGCCAGGGGTTATGTGTAGTGTCCTCTGCTGAAGTCAAAGGCCACTGCCCAGACCTGGAGAGCTCCTGCTGTGaccagcagagagagaggctgcagtgggacagccacagagctgcagctcactcACGGCCCCTTTATTTCTGGTTGCCCTGCTCAGAGTCTGCCTTCAGGGAGAGGCTTTGTTCCTGTGCAGCGCTTCCGTaagccaaggctgctgctcaaGTGCTTGTTCTGAGGCATGGTGGTAAAGTTTCCTAAGGGAGGGGGAACAATAACAGCTCAACAAATGCAGGAAGGGGACCTGGctgccaggggcagagcagctgcacaaaGAATGTGGCCCAGGCCTCCCTGGAGACTCAGGACTCTCAGACTCCCCTGCTTATGTTTTCATTCACTCTTTAGCTGTTGCTGGGTTTTGTAggtgagctggctgcaggatgtGCTGATAAATTCATCACATCCCTGTTCTTTTGGAGGCTTTCCTTCTGTATTGTGTTGCATAGTCCATTAACAGATAATTCAGAACATTTTGCTTCCATAAACACAGgctcaggctgaggaagctgctcccattctgcctgctccagtgttgctgagctctgcctcactgtgcagGTTCAGAGCATGCAGGCAGAACTCTGCAGCTTGCTCTGCCCCTCacactgctctctctcctcccttccaggGGGATTATGTGCACAAATCAGTCTTCATCATCTTCTTCCAAGGGGACCAACTCAAGAACAGAGTCAAGAAGATCTGTGAAGGGTATGGAAGTCCTGGGCAGCTCTCCCCAGCATTTCAGACACAGGGACGGGGTTTGGCCTTGGTCCTTTTCAGCTACTTATTTCTCAGTgtaaggagagcagcagctgaaacatGCCACATCCAGATCAGCCACTGCCTGAGGCTGTGGCTCTCatgctgcttgctttgctggAGGGTGTTGGAAACAGGGAGGTGCAAGCCTGGACCTCAGGAACAGACCCAGGGGGCTGCCCATgatgaggtggtggaagccacatccctggaagattttaaggccaggctggatgtggctctgggccacATCTATtgcaaagtgtccctgcctatggcagggggattggaactggatgatcctgcagggtatcttccagccctgcccattctatgatatccTCACAGGGGACTCCAACGGTCactgtttgcagcagcagctgcattggCCtgatagcagcaccctgctctggGGTGGTGTCAGTGCTGAGCCactggcactgcaggggcagaggatTTGCTTCCCTCTTCTTGAGCATTCAGCTTCTGGCTTGGCCTAGAGCAAACTTTTGTGCCCCTTGAGTTAGAGACTGACACTCTGCTTTGCAGTCTTAGCTGATCAGAAGCTCCTCTTAAGGTGCTTCCTGCACCCCTGGCAGGTTTGCCCTCTCCCCCTTTGTCACTGAGGTCTTTCCATGCCTTTCAGGTTCCGAGCCTCCCTCTACCCATGCCCAGAAACGCCACAGGAGCGGAAGGAAATGGCCTCTGGTGTCAACACCAGGATTGATGATCTTCAGATGGTAAATCAGCTGGGCCCAGAGCCCTTCTTGCTGTAGTGGTACACTGGACCCTGAAGATTCAAAGCTAGAACAAGTTCTGACCCAGTTAGGTGACTGCTTTCAGCTCCAGGTAGCttgagagcagcagctcagcagtgcaAGAAGGATGTTTGGAGATGTCTCCTGGgctgtctcctctgccagggtcCAGGGTGGGCATGGGTCAActcctggagagctgagcagttcATCACATGCaccaactgcagcagcagcagggccctgGGTACCAGGGGGCAGAGCAGAACGTGCAGGCGGATTCTGCattctccagctcctgcttgccTGGGGACCTCTGGCATCTGCAAGGACTCTGAAAGCATTTCAGTGCCCTTCCAGGCTGAGGGGACAGTGCTGGCTTCGACCTGGCTGTTCTTTTTTCTGCCTGTTTTCATATTTTCTCATTGTGCTGTCCTGGATTGCTGCTGCTTTACACCTGATGTCTtgtgcagcagcctgagccCTGCTAAAAGTGAACAGTGTCATCCCTTCTGGGTGCCAGCTCTGAAATCCTTGGTGCTTGCTTCAGGGGAGAAGGGCAAAAGATAAAATATTTGGAAGCTAAAAGGAAATTGAGTGAGGTTTGGGCTGCTGTGGTTGTGTAGTGCAGCTGTTGAGCAAATCTCAAGTAGAGCAGAGCTCAGAAGCAGTTAACCAACAGGGATTGGAGCTGCTCGTGCCCTGTGCCCTCACTCTCCCTCTAGTCTAAGAATTTCCAGCCTGGAAATCTTGGCGTGAGTTGGGTGAGTTCCTGGAAGCAGCCTCAgcactttctccttttcccttcagtAGAAGGTCTGGTTGTGATCTCTGTGACTGTTTCCGGGGCAGGGCTCAGCCCACTTGGGGAACTCCTCTCTGCTTTTTTAAACTGGATGGAGGAAAAAGTGCTCTGAGTGATCCCTAAAGAGTTATTGTTTGAACATGCCCTGGCcttggagctgggggagggaagcGCCAGAAAGTGTCCCTGGAAAGCCCTGAGGCTTTTTGGCAGAGCCCGTTAAGCTGAGGGTTGAGTATGGGGCAGGTGAGGGGAGGGGTCTGGGTGAGGctgttgctgctcagcctgacctcGCTGTGCCTTTTGTACACTTGGGGTCACTGCTCTCGCCTCTCCTCTGTCTGCCAGGTGTTGAACCAGACTGAGGACCACCGGCAGcgagtgctgcaggcagctgccaagaGCATCCGGGTGTGGTTCATCAAGGTGCGCAAGATGAAGGCCATCTACCACACCCTGAACCTCTGCAACATCGACGTCACCCAGAAGTGCCTCATCGCTGAGGTCTGGTGCCCCGTGGCTGACCTCGACTCCATCCAGTTTGCTCTCAGGAGAGGCACCGTGAGTGacccctgtgctgctcctcgctgctgctccagcagggattGGTTGGGAGTCTCTGGAAGCCCTCCCTGGGGGCTGTCTGGGCCCAGCCTCACAGGGCAGTTTGTGTGCCAGGGAGGGGTcatcagctgcagacagcaaacaTGCTGCAGTGTGAGGCATGCTCCTGACTGTGggccctgctggcagtgctgttgaCAGAGGAGAAGTGGACAGGAGATGCCCAGGACAGGAGCAAGGTCCCCTCAgagggcagccctgggtgccctcagctgcactcctcctcctgcagaggCGCAGGAGCCTCCATTCCCGAGTGctcacaggcagggctgctctgtgctggcctcTGCGTCACTCAGGGTCTCTAACCTTGCTCCCCTCTCTGTGGTCAGGAGCACAGTGGATCCACAGTCCCCTCCATCCTGAACAGGATGCAGACCAGCCAGACCCCTCCGACctacaacaaaaccaacaagttCACCTCTGGCTTCCAGAACATAGTCGACGCTTACGGCATCGGCACCTACCGGGAGATAAACCCAGGTGAAAGCAGACAGCCCCCGGCCCAgcgtccctgcccagctcttggCCGGGCTGCCTCTGCACTGTCTGTCCAGTGACACCttccagaggcagaggaggggactTGGGAATTCTGCTGCTAAATTGTGGCCTGGTccctctgagctcagcctggTCCAGCACTCACAGCATCCTCTTGCTCCTGCAGCGCCCTACACCATCAtcaccttccccttcctcttcgcTGTCATGTTTGGAGACTTTGGCCACGGCATCCTGATGACTCTGATTGCTCTGtggatggtgctgagggagagcCGCATCCTGTCGCAGAAGAGTGACAATGAGGTACAGTGGCAGGGCACGTTCAGCTCTGCAGGGGaagcaaagagctgcagctggctttCCTCACATCCTTCCCCCCGAGCTGACAGTGCCCCCTGTCCCTTCCCCTGGGGCTTGGAATCACACGGAGTCTGTCCAAGGGTAGCACAGAAACTGCTGGAAACAAATCACCCTGAGCTTGCCTGCTTCATAAAGGGGCTCAGGCACTGCTGAACTCCTGCATCCATGTTGTACCTCCAGGATTCTTCCTGTTGGCTACTCTGGGGGTTCTGCTTGCTCAGGGCTTCAGCTAGCAGGAGCCAGAGGGAGGTGAaagctgagcagggcctgtgctACCTAGTTCTgagccagtgctgccagctgggtgctTGTGCCAGCCTGTGCAGCTTGTTTGTGCTATGGCAGTTCACCCCCTGCATGCAGATCCTGCTCCCTTGAGACTTGGGGATTTCAGGCCCACGGccatggctgagctgcagctggtccTCAGGGGCTGCTTCTGCTCTACCCTAGATGTTCACCATGGTGTTCAGCGGGCGCTACATCATCCTGCTGATGGGACTCTTCTCCACCTACACTGGCCTCATCTACAACGACTGCTTCTCCAAGGCCCTTAACATGTTCGGCTCCTCCTGGAGCGTGCGGCCCATGTTCACCAAGGGCAACTGGTCGTGAGTAGAGCTGGGAGCCAGATAGAGGGGCAGTGCCAAGCAGGTGACTTCTCTTCCCCATTGCCCTCCCAgctcaggaaaataaaagctcTGAGTTCAGTCTCAGAAGAGGGCTGGCAATGGGATGTCCACACCAGCTTGGGAAGGTGCAGCTCTGCAcctttctcctcacagcaggagtcctgcctcctgcctctttCTGTCTGGTGACACTGGGCTGGGCAGGAAACAGATCAATAATCATCTGGGAACACCTCTAGGACCACTCAGGAGCCCTGAAGTCCTCTGCTCTTGGGGTGCTCCTTGCTGAGaagggaggagctgctgctaacTCTCATGGGACAGCTGCTGAGTTAATGTTTGTGTAACCCTCTTTTACCCACAGAGATGCCCTGCTGGAGACCACCCCTCTTCTGCAGCTCGACCCTGCCATCGCAGGGGTCTTTGGGGGACCCTACCCCTTTGGCATTGACCCGGTATGAGCTCCTCCTTTCTTTGCTGGCCTGGAAGGACATCTAAGTGCCTCTGAAAGgtttccccagcacagccacccccTTGGCAATCTCTTAGCAATGCTGGAAATGCTCCTGAGTGCTGAAAGTGATTCAGCTGCTCCAGGACACAGAGACTTGTTTCTCAGgaaagcttcttcctcagccttcctaaCCTGCAGAGTCTTAATCAAATCTGGCTGGACTTGAATCACTTCATGAAGTTGTTTTTCACCCTGGGGAAAGTTGTTTCTTCTTCCAGTTAGGTTTGGCAGGGCAGGTTTCCAGGAGCCCTGACACTGTGCTTGCTGCCaggggtggctgctgctgacccTGCTGAGGGGCTGTGGGGTGTGCCTCATGCTGCAGAGGAGGTGCAGAGGATCTCAGCTGCCTGGTGTTGTTTAGCCAAGAGCTTAATGATCCTTTCTGCCCAGGATGCAgcctcctccttcctgcagctTTTGTCTGCCATAAGCACAGGCAGGGTTTGATGCCTGCTGCAGAATGGGTCAGCTCCTGGCTCAGAGGATTGCCTGCAGGGGAGTTTGAGCTCATTTCCTCCTGTGGTGGACACAAGAaactgctctggcagcctcctgctccctggctggCTGATGCTGCTCAGCTTGAAGTGAAGGATTTTGATCTCTGGTTCTCTTCCCCTCAATGCTGTCTGATATCTTGTGTACAGATCTGGAACATTGCCAGCAACAAGTTGGCCTTCCTCAACTCCTTCAAGATGAAGATGTCTGTGATCCTCGGCATCATCCACATGCTCTTTGGAGTCACCCTGAGTCTCCTCAACCACATGTGAGAGCTCTACTATGTTTTTCTGCTGTTGGGGGGAAATTTCTTTGGGCATGAGGTGTGTaggaggcagga is a window encoding:
- the ATP6V0A1 gene encoding V-type proton ATPase 116 kDa subunit a 1 isoform X6 — its product is MGELFRSEEMTLAQLFLQSEAAYCCVSELGELGKVQFRDLNPDVNVFQRKFVNEVRRCEEMDRKLRFVEKEIKKANIPIMDTGENPEVPFPRDMIDLEANFEKIENELKEINTNQEALKRNFLELTELKFILRKTQQFFDEMADPDLLEESSSLLEPSEMGRGAPLRLGFVAGVITRERIPTFERMLWRVCRGNVFLRQADIESPLEDPVTGDYVHKSVFIIFFQGDQLKNRVKKICEGFRASLYPCPETPQERKEMASGVNTRIDDLQMVLNQTEDHRQRVLQAAAKSIRVWFIKVRKMKAIYHTLNLCNIDVTQKCLIAEVWCPVADLDSIQFALRRGTEHSGSTVPSILNRMQTSQTPPTYNKTNKFTSGFQNIVDAYGIGTYREINPAPYTIITFPFLFAVMFGDFGHGILMTLIALWMVLRESRILSQKSDNEMFTMVFSGRYIILLMGLFSTYTGLIYNDCFSKALNMFGSSWSVRPMFTKGNWSDALLETTPLLQLDPAIAGVFGGPYPFGIDPIWNIASNKLAFLNSFKMKMSVILGIIHMLFGVTLSLLNHIYFKKPLNIYLGFIPEMIFMSSLFGYLVILIFYKWTAYDAHTSKDAPSLLIHFINMFLFSYNDPSIKMLYRGQKGLQCFLVVVALLCVPWMLVAKPLVLRRQYLWRKHLGTQNFGGIRVGNGPTEEDAEIIQHDQLSTHSEEGEEHTEDEVFDFGDTVVYQAIHTIEYCLGCISNTASYLRLWALSLAHAQLSEVLWTMVIHIGLSVRSLGGGLGLFFIFAAFATLTVAILLVMEGLSAFLHALRLHWIEFQNKFYTGTGFKFLPFSFDTIREGRFDD
- the ATP6V0A1 gene encoding V-type proton ATPase 116 kDa subunit a 1 isoform X7, encoding MGELFRSEEMTLAQLFLQSEAAYCCVSELGELGKVQFRDLNPDVNVFQRKFVNEVRRCEEMDRKLRFVEKEIKKANIPIMDTGENPEVPFPRDMIDLEANFEKIENELKEINTNQEALKRNFLELTELKFILRKTQQFFDEAELHHQQMADPDLLEESSSLLEPSEMGRGAPLRLGFVAGVITRERIPTFERMLWRVCRGNVFLRQADIESPLEDPVTGDYVHKSVFIIFFQGDQLKNRVKKICEGFRASLYPCPETPQERKEMASGVNTRIDDLQMVLNQTEDHRQRVLQAAAKSIRVWFIKVRKMKAIYHTLNLCNIDVTQKCLIAEVWCPVADLDSIQFALRRGTEHSGSTVPSILNRMQTSQTPPTYNKTNKFTSGFQNIVDAYGIGTYREINPAPYTIITFPFLFAVMFGDFGHGILMTLIALWMVLRESRILSQKSDNEMFTMVFSGRYIILLMGLFSTYTGLIYNDCFSKALNMFGSSWSVRPMFTKGNWSDALLETTPLLQLDPAIAGVFGGPYPFGIDPIWNIASNKLAFLNSFKMKMSVILGIIHMLFGVTLSLLNHIYFKKPLNIYLGFIPEMIFMSSLFGYLVILIFYKWTAYDAHTSKDAPSLLIHFINMFLFSYNDPSIKMLYRGQKGLQCFLVVVALLCVPWMLVAKPLVLRRQYLWRKHLEGQPVEAQGSTVPNEQALEAAAAAPHTEDEVFDFGDTVVYQAIHTIEYCLGCISNTASYLRLWALSLAHAQLSEVLWTMVIHIGLSVRSLGGGLGLFFIFAAFATLTVAILLVMEGLSAFLHALRLHWIEFQNKFYTGTGFKFLPFSFDTIREGRFDD
- the ATP6V0A1 gene encoding V-type proton ATPase 116 kDa subunit a 1 isoform X4 codes for the protein MGELFRSEEMTLAQLFLQSEAAYCCVSELGELGKVQFRDLNPDVNVFQRKFVNEVRRCEEMDRKLRFVEKEIKKANIPIMDTGENPEVPFPRDMIDLEANFEKIENELKEINTNQEALKRNFLELTELKFILRKTQQFFDEAELHHQQMADPDLLEESSSLLEPSEMGRGAPLRLGFVAGVITRERIPTFERMLWRVCRGNVFLRQADIESPLEDPVTGDYVHKSVFIIFFQGDQLKNRVKKICEGFRASLYPCPETPQERKEMASGVNTRIDDLQMVLNQTEDHRQRVLQAAAKSIRVWFIKVRKMKAIYHTLNLCNIDVTQKCLIAEVWCPVADLDSIQFALRRGTEHSGSTVPSILNRMQTSQTPPTYNKTNKFTSGFQNIVDAYGIGTYREINPAPYTIITFPFLFAVMFGDFGHGILMTLIALWMVLRESRILSQKSDNEMFTMVFSGRYIILLMGLFSTYTGLIYNDCFSKALNMFGSSWSVRPMFTKGNWSDALLETTPLLQLDPAIAGVFGGPYPFGIDPIWNIASNKLAFLNSFKMKMSVILGIIHMLFGVTLSLLNHIYFKKPLNIYLGFIPEMIFMSSLFGYLVILIFYKWTAYDAHTSKDAPSLLIHFINMFLFSYNDPSIKMLYRGQKGLQCFLVVVALLCVPWMLVAKPLVLRRQYLWRKHLGTQNFGGIRVGNGPTEEDAEIIQHDQLSTHSEEGEEHTEDEVFDFGDTVVYQAIHTIEYCLGCISNTASYLRLWALSLAHAQLSEVLWTMVIHIGLSVRSLGGGLGLFFIFAAFATLTVAILLVMEGLSAFLHALRLHWIEFQNKFYTGTGFKFLPFSFDTIREGRFDD
- the ATP6V0A1 gene encoding V-type proton ATPase 116 kDa subunit a 1 isoform X5 codes for the protein MGELFRSEEMTLAQLFLQSEAAYCCVSELGELGKVQFRDLNPDVNVFQRKFVNEVRRCEEMDRKLRFVEKEIKKANIPIMDTGENPEVPFPRDMIDLEANFEKIENELKEINTNQEALKRNFLELTELKFILRKTQQFFDEAELHHQQMADPDLLEESSSLLEPSEMGRGAPLRLGFVAGVITRERIPTFERMLWRVCRGNVFLRQADIESPLEDPVTGDYVHKSVFIIFFQGDQLKNRVKKICEGFRASLYPCPETPQERKEMASGVNTRIDDLQMVLNQTEDHRQRVLQAAAKSIRVWFIKVRKMKAIYHTLNLCNIDVTQKCLIAEVWCPVADLDSIQFALRRGTEHSGSTVPSILNRMQTSQTPPTYNKTNKFTSGFQNIVDAYGIGTYREINPAPYTIITFPFLFAVMFGDFGHGILMTLIALWMVLRESRILSQKSDNEMFTMVFSGRYIILLMGLFSTYTGLIYNDCFSKALNMFGSSWSVRPMFTKGNWSDALLETTPLLQLDPAIAGVFGGPYPFGIDPIWNIASNKLAFLNSFKMKMSVILGIIHMLFGVTLSLLNHIYFKKPLNIYLGFIPEMIFMSSLFGYLVILIFYKWTAYDAHTSKDAPSLLIHFINMFLFSYNDPSIKMLYRGQKGLQCFLVVVALLCVPWMLVAKPLVLRRQYLWRKHLGTQNFGGIRVGNGPTEEDAEIIQHDQLSTHSEEGEEFDFGDTVVYQAIHTIEYCLGCISNTASYLRLWALSLAHAQLSEVLWTMVIHIGLSVRSLGGGLGLFFIFAAFATLTVAILLVMEGLSAFLHALRLHWIEFQNKFYTGTGFKFLPFSFDTIREGRFDD
- the ATP6V0A1 gene encoding V-type proton ATPase 116 kDa subunit a 1 isoform X8 → MGELFRSEEMTLAQLFLQSEAAYCCVSELGELGKVQFRDLNPDVNVFQRKFVNEVRRCEEMDRKLRFVEKEIKKANIPIMDTGENPEVPFPRDMIDLEANFEKIENELKEINTNQEALKRNFLELTELKFILRKTQQFFDEMADPDLLEESSSLLEPSEMGRGAPLRLGFVAGVITRERIPTFERMLWRVCRGNVFLRQADIESPLEDPVTGDYVHKSVFIIFFQGDQLKNRVKKICEGFRASLYPCPETPQERKEMASGVNTRIDDLQMVLNQTEDHRQRVLQAAAKSIRVWFIKVRKMKAIYHTLNLCNIDVTQKCLIAEVWCPVADLDSIQFALRRGTEHSGSTVPSILNRMQTSQTPPTYNKTNKFTSGFQNIVDAYGIGTYREINPAPYTIITFPFLFAVMFGDFGHGILMTLIALWMVLRESRILSQKSDNEMFTMVFSGRYIILLMGLFSTYTGLIYNDCFSKALNMFGSSWSVRPMFTKGNWSDALLETTPLLQLDPAIAGVFGGPYPFGIDPIWNIASNKLAFLNSFKMKMSVILGIIHMLFGVTLSLLNHIYFKKPLNIYLGFIPEMIFMSSLFGYLVILIFYKWTAYDAHTSKDAPSLLIHFINMFLFSYNDPSIKMLYRGQKGLQCFLVVVALLCVPWMLVAKPLVLRRQYLWRKHLGTQNFGGIRVGNGPTEEDAEIIQHDQLSTHSEEGEEFDFGDTVVYQAIHTIEYCLGCISNTASYLRLWALSLAHAQLSEVLWTMVIHIGLSVRSLGGGLGLFFIFAAFATLTVAILLVMEGLSAFLHALRLHWIEFQNKFYTGTGFKFLPFSFDTIREGRFDD